Proteins found in one Triticum urartu cultivar G1812 chromosome 4, Tu2.1, whole genome shotgun sequence genomic segment:
- the LOC125550161 gene encoding beta-amylase 2, chloroplastic encodes MLRLDPGEEGELMGGGAVKDEEDSDEEEGEEDFLVAGDERRPPEQSRRRGRGREEKERTKARERRRRAVTGRILAGLRRHGGFGLRSRADVNEVVAALARHAGWVVLPDGTTFPSHPHPQTPRPAMLAPAISLSSPSAAATAALLPVSSSCAPGIAVPPLAARPISRRAGCAPALRTAAASSPFVVPRAVPEGAPASPLLAVPVPDDEDADAAMDGGDGGEQTGLATRPAAAVVAPPRPPPERDFAGTPYVPVYVMLPLGVVTVKGEVAEADELVAQLRVLKAAGVDGVMVDCWWGNVEAHRPQEYNWAGYKRLFHIIRDLKLKLQVVMSFHECGGNVGDDVSIPLPEWVIEIGKSNPDIYFTDREGRRNTECLSWGIDKERVLQGRTAVEVYFDFMRSFRVEFDEYFEDGIISEIEVGLGACGELRYPSYAANHGWKYPGIGEFQCYDRYLQKNLRRAAEARGHAMWAKSPDNAGHYNSEPNNTGFFCDGGDYDSYYGRFFLNWYAQVLLDHADRVLMLARLAFEGSAIAVKVSGIHWWYKTASHAAELTAGFYNPCNRDGYAPIAQVLKKHGAALNFTCVELRTMDQHEVYPEALADPEGLVWQVLNAAWDAGIQVASENALPCYDRDGFNKTLENAKPRNDPDGRHLFGFTYLRLCSTLFEGPNLPEFERFVKRMHGEAVHDLRA; translated from the exons ATGCTGCGGCTGGATCCGGGGGAGGAGGGCGAGCTGATGGGCGGCGGGGCCGTCAAGGATGAGGAGGACTCCGACGAGGAGGAAGGGGAGGAGGACTTCTTGGTGGCCGGCGACGAGCGGCGGCCTCCGGAGCAGAGCAGGCGGAGGGGCCGGGGGAGGGAGGAGAAGGAGCGGACCAAGGcgcgggagcggcggcggcgggcggtgaCGGGGCGGATCCTGGCGGGGCTGCGGCGGCACGGCGGCTTCGGGCTGCGCTCCCGCGCCGACGTCAACGAGGTGGTCGCCGCGCTCGCCCGCCACGCCGGCTGGGTCGTCCTCCCCGACGGCACCACCTTCCCctcccacccccaccccca GACGCCGCGCCCCGCCATGCTCGCACCGGCcatctccctctcctccccctccgccgccgccaccgccgcgctGCTCCCAGTCTCCTCCTCCTGCGCCCCAGGCATCGCCGTGCCCCCGCTCGCCGCGCGCCCGATCTCCCGCCGCGCCGGGTGCGCCCCCGCGCTCCggaccgccgccgcctcctcgccctTCGTGGTGCCGCGCGCCGTGCCCGAGGGCGCCCCCGCGTCGCCGCTGCTCGCCGTGCCGGTGCCAGACGACGAGGACGCCGACGCCGCCATGGACGGCGGCGACGGGGGCGAGCAGACCGGCCTCGCGACGCGCCCGGCGGCGGCCGTCGTGGCCCCGCCGCGGCCCCCGCCCGAGCGGGACTTCGCCGGCACGCCCTACGTGCCCGTCTACGTCATGCTCCCG CTCGGGGTGGTGACCGTGAAGGGCGAGGTGGCGGAGGCGGACGAGCTGGTGGCGCAGCTGCGGGTGCTCAAGGCGGCGGGCGTCGACGGCGTCATGGTCGACTGCTGGTGGGGCAACGTCGAGGCGCACCGGCCGCAGGAGTACAACTGGGCCGGCTACAAGCGCCTCTTCCACATCATCAGGGACCTCAAGCTCAAGCTGCAG GTGGTCATGTCGTTCCATGAATGCGGAGGCAATGTCGGAGATGACGTGTCCATTCCTCTCCCGGAATGGGTGATAGAGatcggaaagagcaacccggacATCTACTTCACCGACAGGGAGGGAAGGCGTAATACGGAGTGCCTCTCGTGGGGCATCGATAAAGAAAGGGTTCTACAAGGCCGAACTGCGGTCGAG GTGTACTTTGACTTCATGAGAAGCTTCCGAGTAGAATTTGACGAGTATTTTGAGGATGGGATCATTTCAGAAATTGAGGTTGGACTAGGTGCTTGTGGAGAGTTACGGTATCCATCTTATGCAGCAAACCATGGCTGGAAATACCCTGGCATTGGAGAGTTTCAG TGCTATGACAGGTACTTGCAGAAAAATCTGAGGAGGGCCGCAGAAGCACGGGGACACGCCATGTGGGCAAAGTCACCAGACAACGCTGGCCACTATAATTCTGAACCAAACAACACTGGATTCTTCTGTGACGGAGGAGATTATGATAGCTATTATGGCCGGTTCTTCCTCAACTGGTACGCCCAGGTGCTGCTGGATCATGCGGACCGCGTGCTGATGCTAGCCAGGTTGGCCTTTGAAGGCTCAGCTATTGCTGTCAAG GTGTCAGGCATACACTGGTGGTACAAAACTGCCAGCCATGCTGCTGAGCTGACTGCTGGGTTCTACAACCCATGTAACCGCGACGGCTACGCTCCAATTGCTCAAGTATTGAAAAAGCATGGTGCGGCTTTGAACTTCACCTGTGTTGAACTGCGCACCATGGATCAGCATGAGGTGTACCCCGAGGCCTTGGCTGATCCAGAGGGCTTGGTATGGCAG GTGCTGAATGCTGCATGGGATGCCGGGATACAAGTGGCCAGTGAGAACGCTCTGCCTTGCTATGACAGGGACGGCTTCAACAAGACACTGGAGAACGCCAAGCCGCGGAACGACCCCGATGGGCGGCACCTGTTCGGGTTCACCTACCTGAGGCTCTGCAGCACCCTCTTCGAGGGACCCAACCTCCCCGAGTTTGAACGTTTCGTCAAGAGAATGCACG GCGAAGCGGTTCATGACCTGAGGGCGTAG
- the LOC125550162 gene encoding 5-amino-6-(5-phospho-D-ribitylamino)uracil phosphatase, chloroplastic-like, whose translation MMMVDTVSASTSFIARHPFDHHRPRRTLLHVVSCRPLRTPFAGRRLVARRQPSLPAQQRLADWPVRALAAVGFTKEAVPRKDFRGIPGDGDNGLGTDDDAPPAATPSWPPRNRADDPSLHNPLLRLERMGCGWVGVIFEWEGVVVEDDTRLERQAWLTLAEEESKSPPPAFVLRRVEGMKAEHAVSEVLCWSRDPSELRRLAARKEEIHGGLRGAASQMRDGSREFMSTLVNYKIPLAVASTRPRKAVEAAIEAVGARGFFDAVVAAEDVYRGKPDPELFLYAAQLLGFIPERCVVFGNSNSAVEAAHDARMKCVAVASKHPVYELGAADLVVKRLDELSIVDLKNLADIDSPEFGMEPEPEMEEEEDEAPPSTAVGVDDIFL comes from the coding sequence ATGATGATGGTGGACACGGTCAGCGCCAGCACCTCCTTCATCGCGCGCCACCCCTTCGACCACCACCGGCCCCGCCGGACGCTGCTCCACGTCGTCAGCTGCCGGCCCCTCCGCACGCCCTTCGCGGGCCGCCGCCTCGTGGCCAGGAGGCAGCCGTCGCTTCCTGCGCAGCAGCGGCTCGCGGACTGGCCCGTCAGGGCGCTCGCGGCGGTCGGGTTCACCAAGGAGGCCGTCCCGCGCAAGGACTTCCGTGGGATCCCAGGGGACGGCGACAACGGATTAGGGACCGACGACGATGCCCCCCCTGCCGCGACGCCGTCGTGGCCGCCGCGGAACAGGGCGGACGACCCGAGCCTGCACAACCCCCTGCTCCGCCTCGAGCGCATGGGCTGCGGCTGGGTCGGCGTCATCTTCGAGTGGGAGGGCGTGGTGGTGGAGGACGACACGCGGCTGGAGCGGCAGGCGTGGCTCACCCTCGCCGAGGAGGAGAGcaagtcgccgccgcccgcgTTCGTCCTCCGGCGGGTCGAGGGGATGAAGGCGGAGCACGCGGTCTCCGAGGTGCTCTGCTGGTCCCGGGACCCCTCTGAGCTGCGGCGCCTGGCGGCCCGCAAGGAGGAGATCCATGGCGGGCTCCGCGGCGCCGCCAGCCAGATGCGGGACGGGTCGAGGGAGTTCATGAGCACGCTCGTCAACTACAAGATCCCCCTCGCCGTAGCCTCCACGCGGCCCCGCAAGGCCGTCGAGGCGGCCATCGAGGCCGTCGGCGCGCGGGGGTTCTTCGACGCCGTCGTGGCGGCGGAGGACGTGTACCGGGGCAAGCCCGACCCAGAGCTGTTCCTCTACGCCGCGCAGCTGCTGGGCTTCATCCCCGAGCGCTGCGTCGTGTTCGGCAACTCCAACTCTGCCGTGGAGGCCGCGCACGACGCCCGCATGAAGTGCGTGGCCGTCGCGAGCAAGCACCCCGTCTACGAGCTCGGAGCTGCTGACCTCGTGGTGAAGCGGCTCGATGAGCTCTCCATTGTTGACCTCAAGAACCTCGCCGACATCGATTCCCCTGAGTTCGGCATGGAGCCCGAGCCggagatggaggaggaggaggacgaggcgccACCGTCGACCGCCGTGGGCGTCGACGATATATTCTTGTAG